A window of the Diceros bicornis minor isolate mBicDic1 chromosome 30, mDicBic1.mat.cur, whole genome shotgun sequence genome harbors these coding sequences:
- the LOC131394426 gene encoding zinc finger protein 426-like, whose amino-acid sequence MDIMAHSPILWLQISFSFPEEKIESERMATDCLTNFSQDSVTFPDVTVHFTREEWTLLDPAQKNLYRDVMLENYKNLTTVEALSINTSFPVNIISLVQTQSDRLVGTRSGVEDSGENLPR is encoded by the exons ATGGACATCATGGCTCACAGTCCTATTTTGTGGCTTCAG atctctttctcctttcctgagGAAAAGATAGAATCAGAAAGGATGGCAACTGACTGTTTGACAAATTTTTCTCAG GACTCAGTTACCTTTCCTGATGTGACTGTGCACTTCACCCGAGAGGAGTGGACTTTACTGGACCCAGCTCAGAAAAATCTGTACagagatgtgatgctggagaactacaAGAACCTGACCACGGTAG AGGCCCTTTCTATTAATACATCTTTCCCTGTGAACATAATATCACTTGTCCAAACCCAGTCTGATCGCTTGGTTGGAACAAGAAGCGGAGTTGAGGACAGTGGAGAGAATCTTCCAAGGTGA